The genomic DNA GCCACTATGATGAATATGTAGGTCTCGTTTCATGACATGGGAGTTTGAATATGGTTGTGTTGGGTGCTGATTTCATCGGAGGTGTGTGCGACTGCAACTGAATGCATCGGCCCAAGAGAAGCAGTCGTTCCTTGTTGTCCTGGACATGGAGATCAAGGATCTCGAGGCGGCAGTACAGTctctgaagaagctgtcTTTCGTCTCTAGCGGGGAGATAGCTGAAAGGCAGAATATGATCGTCGCCATGGAAGGCCTAATCAGTTCCGCAAAGTCATTTTATACGTTTATGTCCGTGGCACCATCGGCACCTACCGTGAATCaggaagatggccatggctccGCACCGCCTCCCTCGTACGCACAGGCCATGGCACCTGATGATGGGGCTGAGTCCGAAGACAGTGCCCCCTGGCCATCTCCATTCAATGTGGCGGCTCGCGAGGGAAATttggaagaaatcaaaagGCTGGTTGCGGCTGGTGAGGACATTCTTGCCACCGGTGAGATTGGCCAGTCGCCCGCATACTCGGCTGCTGTCTCAGGAAACACTGAAATCCTAGAGTATCTGATCGAACACGGTGCAGACTACACCTCTGGCAACGAAAATGGCTTCACACCGCTCAACGCAGCCGCCACGTTCGGCCATCCTGACGCGGTGCTTGCTCTCTTGCACCACGGAGCAGATCCGAATGTCCCCTCTGTGGACGGACAGAGCCCAATCTACTCCGCCGCCAAGCTGGGTCAACTCGGCTCGGTAAAGGTGCTTGTCGAACATGGAGTGAACATATCAGACACAACGCATCCAAAGCAGTGGACCCCGCTGAACGTGGCGGCGAATAGTGGCCATCTCCATATTGTAAAGTACTTGCTCGACCAAGGGGCGGACTTTAACTTACCTACTACGAGTGGATGGACCCCACTGGCATCAGCGGCCTCTGAAGGCCACGCAGAAATTGTCGAGACTCTCATCAAGCGCGGCGCCGATGTCAACGCTATCATTGGTGAAGTCGGCGCCACGCCGTTGTATTGTGCCGCAAAGGACGGCCACACTGATGTGGTCCGCATTCTTCTGGACCACGGCGCGGACACCTCGCAAGCATCAGCAAATAAATGGACACCCCTCAACGCGGCGGCATCGGAGGGCCATCTGGCAGTTGTTGAACTGCTCCTTGCCAAGGGCGCCGATGTCACAACCCCCGATCGAACGGGCTGGGCGCCGTTGAACAGCGCGGCGGCCGCAGGGCACTTTGAGATCGCCGTTGCGCTGGTCAAGCACGGCGCGGATCACGCCGTCGCGGACTCTCGGGGCCACACCCCACTCTACTCAGCGGCACTGCACGGCCATCATGCTATTGttgacctcctcctcgaagcCGGCGCCAGTATCAACGTGACGAACAAGGACAAATGGACGCCTTTGCATGCTGCGTCGGCGAGGGGACATCTTCAAGTAGTTCAATCTCTGATCGCCTGTGGGGCTAATTCCGCAACCCGTAACATGGATGGTTGGAGTCCTCTCAATTCTGCGGCCTGTAATGGCCATCTGGAGGTAGTGAAATTGCTTCTAAGACACGGCGCGGCTGTCGATAGCCGCAGTGATGACGGCTGGAGTCCGCTAACCGCCGCTGCTGGAAATGGACACACGGCCGTGGTCGAGGCCCTGCTGGATAGAAAGACGGATATCGAGACACGCAATGATATCGGATGGACATCCCTTGGAATTGCAGCGCGAGAGGGCTATCCGGAGACGGTAAAGGTTCTTCTGGCACGCGGTGCAGACAAGAATGCCACGAATATCAACGGCTGGACGGCGTTGCACGGCGCGGTGGAAAAAGACCAACTCGAAGTGGTTACGCTTCTCCTTGCCCAGGGTCTTGACATCTCTGCCAAGTCGAACACTGGATGGACACCGCTGAATATTGCTGCGAGCAATGGCCGGGCGACAATCGCCCAGTTCCTGCTTGCCTCTGGGGCTGATCCAAACACGCCGCAGGATGACGGATGGACTCCGCTGCACGTTGCCACAAATGAGAATCACATTGAAGTTGTACGAGCCTTGCTGAGGGCAGGAGCAGATTGTCATGCGAAGAACCAGAATGGCAAAACCGCTCTTGATCTTGCACGTTCAAAGGGGTATACGGTCATGGAAGAACTCCTGCTGGGTGCTGGAGTCAAACGTCTGGGCTTCGAATGAAAAGGGTTGTTTTTGTATATTTCACTTTCTATAAGAAATGTTTGACTACTGGTACGTGATGGACATATGAGTAGACATACTGACCTAGACTGGAAGTGGCTTGGATTGCGGATATGGATATATCTATCTACAAGGATTGGGCGTGGTTTATCCACTTACTGGAATTTAAACTGCTGTATTCTTATACATCTCTACCTTATTCTCCTCCAGAGACTAGAGCCGGAATAGGAAGTCTAGCTGCTCCTGGTAAGGAGGTAGAAATATTCCTTCCTGTTCATGGACTATC from Aspergillus fumigatus Af293 chromosome 8, whole genome shotgun sequence includes the following:
- a CDS encoding ankyrin repeat domain-containing protein, with protein sequence MDPLSIAGSSTALKASCHEIITITSGILRDNVPDGDMTISNTGHDLNRICLVLDEIIPTWKAHSSILMTHPSASFGMWPCVQCNLENIRVTLQQLRQELEPVAESGQKKRSLFKVYAKAWKLGLHSRAIIAYRGRLEPHRKALRVGATMMNMCVRLQLNASAQEKQSFLVVLDMEIKDLEAAVQSLKKLSFVSSGEIAERQNMIVAMEGLISSAKSFYTFMSVAPSAPTVNQEDGHGSAPPPSYAQAMAPDDGAESEDSAPWPSPFNVAAREGNLEEIKRLVAAGEDILATGEIGQSPAYSAAVSGNTEILEYLIEHGADYTSGNENGFTPLNAAATFGHPDAVLALLHHGADPNVPSVDGQSPIYSAAKLGQLGSVKVLVEHGVNISDTTHPKQWTPLNVAANSGHLHIVKYLLDQGADFNLPTTSGWTPLASAASEGHAEIVETLIKRGADVNAIIGEVGATPLYCAAKDGHTDVVRILLDHGADTSQASANKWTPLNAAASEGHLAVVELLLAKGADVTTPDRTGWAPLNSAAAAGHFEIAVALVKHGADHAVADSRGHTPLYSAALHGHHAIVDLLLEAGASINVTNKDKWTPLHAASARGHLQVVQSLIACGANSATRNMDGWSPLNSAACNGHLEVVKLLLRHGAAVDSRSDDGWSPLTAAAGNGHTAVVEALLDRKTDIETRNDIGWTSLGIAAREGYPETVKVLLARGADKNATNINGWTALHGAVEKDQLEVVTLLLAQGLDISAKSNTGWTPLNIAASNGRATIAQFLLASGADPNTPQDDGWTPLHVATNENHIEVVRALLRAGADCHAKNQNGKTALDLARSKGYTVMEELLLGAGVKRLGFE